A genomic window from Bacillaceae bacterium S4-13-56 includes:
- the rocF gene encoding arginase — protein sequence MNRNISIIGVPMDLGQNRRGVDMGPSAIRYAGVIERLEQLNLDIQDLGDIKILRPDRKQYKSGLRNFYEVANGNQKLAESVDQVIQGKRFPLILGGDHSIAMGSLAGISKHYKNLGVIWYDAHADLNTGETSPSGNIHGMPLAASLGIGDKELTEIHGYSPKIKPENIVIIGARSIDEGERKLIHEKGIKVYTMHEVDRLGMSRVITETIAYLRDHTDGVHLSLDLDGLDPTDAPGVGTPVMGGLSYRESHLAMEMLYESQIITSAEFVEVNPILDEKNKTANVAVGLMGSLFGEKLL from the coding sequence ATGAATAGAAATATATCAATCATAGGTGTCCCGATGGATCTTGGTCAAAATCGCAGAGGGGTAGATATGGGACCAAGTGCTATTCGTTATGCAGGGGTAATTGAAAGATTGGAGCAATTAAATCTTGATATACAAGATTTGGGTGATATTAAAATCCTTCGGCCGGATCGAAAACAATACAAAAGCGGTCTTAGAAATTTTTACGAAGTAGCTAATGGAAACCAAAAATTAGCCGAATCTGTTGATCAGGTAATCCAAGGTAAACGCTTTCCTTTAATATTGGGAGGAGACCATAGTATTGCAATGGGGTCTCTAGCAGGAATTTCTAAACACTATAAAAATCTGGGTGTTATTTGGTATGATGCACATGCTGATTTGAATACGGGAGAAACCTCTCCATCAGGTAACATTCATGGTATGCCTTTAGCAGCCAGCTTAGGCATAGGGGATAAAGAATTAACTGAAATCCATGGATATAGCCCCAAAATCAAGCCTGAAAATATCGTGATTATAGGAGCACGATCTATTGATGAAGGAGAACGCAAATTAATACATGAAAAAGGAATTAAAGTCTATACCATGCATGAAGTGGACCGATTAGGAATGAGTAGGGTAATTACAGAAACTATTGCTTACCTAAGAGACCACACGGATGGCGTTCATTTAAGCTTAGATCTAGATGGGTTAGACCCAACAGATGCGCCAGGTGTAGGTACTCCAGTAATGGGAGGTTTAAGCTACAGAGAAAGCCATTTAGCTATGGAAATGCTTTATGAATCTCAAATCATAACATCAGCTGAGTTCGTGGAAGTTAATCCAATTCTTGATGAAAAAAATAAAACTGCTAATGTTGCCGTTGGGCTGATGGGTTCTTTATTTGGAGAAAAGTTATTATAA
- a CDS encoding aspartyl-phosphate phosphatase Spo0E family protein, with the protein MDEKQLYEEIEKRRKHMHQISKQKPLSSPDVVKVSKQLDHLLNQLQNTRKKTQ; encoded by the coding sequence ATGGATGAAAAACAGTTATATGAAGAAATAGAAAAACGCAGAAAACATATGCATCAAATTTCGAAACAAAAGCCTCTCAGTTCACCTGATGTTGTAAAAGTTAGTAAACAACTAGATCATCTATTAAATCAGTTGCAAAACACCCGTAAAAAGACTCAATGA
- the sigW gene encoding RNA polymerase sigma factor SigW — translation METIINQRIKEVKKGDQSAFEDVVSFYQNKVYQICYKMLGNSHEAEDVAQEAFLRAYMNIHSYDEQRKFSTWLYRIATNLSIDRIRKKKPDFYLDAEVKGAEGLTMYSRISADQPLPEEEIESLELQEYLQKEILSLPEKYRAVIVLRYLDELPLQEISEILDIPVGTVKTRVHRGREALRKKLRHL, via the coding sequence GTGGAAACAATTATTAATCAACGAATAAAAGAAGTTAAAAAAGGTGACCAATCTGCATTTGAAGATGTGGTTTCATTTTATCAAAATAAGGTATACCAAATTTGTTATAAAATGCTAGGTAACTCCCACGAAGCAGAAGATGTGGCCCAGGAAGCTTTTTTACGGGCTTATATGAATATACACTCATATGATGAACAAAGAAAATTTTCCACGTGGTTATATAGAATTGCAACTAATTTAAGCATCGATCGTATAAGAAAGAAGAAGCCTGATTTTTATCTCGATGCAGAAGTGAAAGGTGCAGAAGGACTGACCATGTATTCTCGGATTTCTGCTGATCAGCCTCTTCCCGAAGAAGAAATAGAAAGCTTAGAGCTTCAAGAGTATTTACAAAAAGAGATCCTAAGTTTACCAGAAAAATATCGGGCTGTCATTGTTCTTCGATATTTGGATGAGCTTCCCTTGCAGGAAATCAGTGAAATTCTTGATATACCTGTTGGAACCGTAAAAACAAGAGTACATAGGGGACGAGAGGCTTTACGTAAAAAGCTTCGTCATTTGTAA